A stretch of Vibrio maritimus DNA encodes these proteins:
- a CDS encoding CgeB family protein, with protein sequence MKIVYVDYQYHYGKPELGNNDIGLNGFIHSFETLGHQVVPFFYDELTDNVERLNSDIITFCREQQPDLVFFLLSHDLFKVETIQKLTNEFTTINFFGDDHWRFEAFTKKLAPSFTYCVTTDHLALDKYHAIGVKNVILSQWAALEPQENNELVDGSGYKYDVTFVGGKNPYRNWFIKYLEKKGVKVDCFGVGWPNGPVSLEEMQSIFSSSKINLNISNSISYDIRFLMADPIGFARQLRSTKSASQIKARNYEIPAFNGFQLTDYVPFIEESYHIGHDLICYSNIEEAIDMVVYYLKNDDLREQIKSRAVENARNNHFYIHRIEKILSSLNL encoded by the coding sequence GTGAAAATAGTATATGTAGACTATCAATATCATTACGGTAAGCCAGAACTTGGCAATAATGACATTGGACTTAATGGATTTATTCATTCTTTTGAGACGCTTGGCCATCAAGTGGTTCCTTTTTTCTATGATGAGTTAACAGACAACGTAGAACGTCTAAACAGTGATATCATTACTTTTTGTCGAGAGCAGCAACCAGATTTGGTCTTTTTTCTCCTTTCTCATGATCTCTTCAAAGTAGAAACTATTCAGAAGTTAACAAATGAGTTCACTACTATTAACTTCTTTGGTGATGATCACTGGAGATTTGAAGCATTTACCAAAAAGTTGGCTCCATCATTTACTTACTGTGTAACTACCGACCATCTAGCTTTGGATAAGTACCATGCCATAGGTGTCAAGAACGTTATTCTAAGCCAATGGGCCGCTTTGGAGCCTCAGGAGAATAATGAACTTGTAGATGGTAGTGGCTATAAATACGACGTTACTTTTGTTGGTGGAAAGAATCCGTATCGAAACTGGTTTATTAAGTATCTTGAAAAGAAAGGCGTAAAAGTTGATTGTTTCGGTGTTGGGTGGCCAAACGGGCCAGTTAGTCTAGAGGAAATGCAGTCTATATTCTCATCTTCGAAGATTAACTTAAATATATCTAATAGCATCTCATATGATATTAGGTTTCTAATGGCTGATCCTATTGGGTTTGCAAGGCAGTTAAGAAGTACTAAATCTGCTAGTCAAATAAAAGCCAGAAACTATGAGATTCCAGCATTTAATGGATTTCAGCTAACAGACTACGTTCCTTTTATCGAAGAAAGCTACCATATTGGGCACGATTTGATTTGTTACAGCAATATTGAAGAGGCGATCGATATGGTTGTTTACTATCTTAAAAATGATGATTTGAGAGAGCAGATAAAGAGCAGAGCAGTCGAAAATGCACGTAACAATCACTTCTATATCCACCGCATAGAAAAGATACTCTCCTCTTTGAATTTATAA
- a CDS encoding sugar transferase, whose protein sequence is MLRFLDFVLAAVGLIVTFPILIVVTIVGYFDTGSPIFVQERVGRNKKPFKLVKFRTMSVDTESVASHLASRASITKMGAFLRKTKIDELPQLINVVKGEMSLVGPRPNLFNQQELIEERDKLGIYEVLPGITGLAQVSNIDMSTPELLAKTDRQMLDSLNVTLYFRYIIATATGKGAGDRVSKS, encoded by the coding sequence ATGTTGCGGTTTTTAGATTTTGTGCTCGCTGCTGTAGGGCTTATTGTTACTTTTCCCATTTTAATTGTCGTCACTATCGTCGGCTATTTTGATACGGGTTCTCCTATATTCGTTCAGGAGCGTGTAGGACGAAACAAAAAACCATTTAAGTTAGTAAAGTTTCGCACTATGTCTGTGGACACTGAGTCTGTTGCGAGTCATTTAGCAAGTAGAGCTTCTATCACTAAAATGGGTGCCTTCCTGCGTAAAACAAAGATTGATGAGTTGCCGCAGCTTATCAATGTTGTGAAAGGTGAAATGAGCTTAGTAGGCCCGCGTCCGAACCTTTTTAATCAGCAAGAGCTTATTGAAGAAAGAGACAAGCTGGGTATTTATGAGGTGTTGCCTGGTATTACCGGTCTCGCTCAAGTCAGCAATATCGATATGTCGACCCCGGAACTGCTCGCGAAGACGGATAGACAAATGCTGGATTCGTTAAATGTCACACTCTATTTTCGTTACATTATTGCGACCGCTACAGGCAAAGGGGCGGGTGATCGAGTATCCAAATCGTAA
- a CDS encoding nucleoside-diphosphate sugar epimerase/dehydratase gives MLSLNPIWAMPRPAKRVVSIVVDVIFIFVSFWTAFYSRMGSIQDYWFDSEYWYVLASVTVVTLIAFVNTGLYRAILRYLSLQAVVTIAFGAAISALSIVLFSYYFQIFLPRSVPVIYATFLVCLCGGARLLVRFLLSDFLVTGRVPVLIYGAGKAGRQLYNVVSQSDEYRVAAFIDDNRKMHKTTIQGVTVFRRKYLPRLIDKHNVEKVLLAMPSASRSERKSVIELLSDYPVEVMTIPNLSDIVNGELQIDQLKEVAIEDLLGRDQVAPNQALLEKNIKGKAVMVTGAGGSIGSELCRQIIKHQPTVLILFEASEYSLYRIDRELRQLTQTVNLVPIMGNVQSQHRLEQTMSAYKVDTVYHAAAYKHVPMVEFNVAEGVQNNVLGTYRAACAAIEAGVSSFVLISTDKAVRPTNVMGTTKRLAELGLQALAKGYQTEHNTLFSMVRFGNVLGSSGSVIPLFKAQIAKGGPVTVTHKDIIRYFMTIPEAAQLVIQAGAMGKGGDVFVLDMGEPVRIAELAKNLIHLSGLEVKDTHNPDGDIEILYTGLRPGEKLFEELLIGDSVSKTSHDRIMTASEVSMEQDEYNQLLDDLLSAAQDYDQPKLRQLMLDAPTGFVPTDGIGDLVWAQANENKSQTN, from the coding sequence GTGCTTTCTCTAAACCCTATATGGGCAATGCCAAGACCAGCCAAAAGAGTGGTCAGCATTGTTGTTGATGTCATTTTCATCTTTGTCTCTTTTTGGACGGCTTTTTACTCTCGTATGGGCTCAATCCAAGACTATTGGTTTGATTCTGAATATTGGTATGTTCTAGCGTCGGTCACTGTTGTTACGCTAATTGCGTTTGTTAATACAGGACTATATCGCGCTATCCTGCGCTATTTGAGCCTTCAAGCTGTCGTCACTATTGCCTTTGGTGCTGCTATTTCTGCACTCTCTATCGTGCTGTTCTCCTACTATTTCCAGATCTTTTTGCCTCGCTCTGTTCCTGTCATTTATGCGACTTTCCTGGTCTGTTTGTGTGGTGGTGCTAGGCTACTCGTGCGCTTTTTGCTCTCGGATTTTTTGGTAACAGGACGAGTTCCCGTTCTGATTTACGGAGCAGGTAAAGCGGGTAGGCAGTTGTACAACGTAGTGTCTCAGAGTGATGAGTATCGCGTTGCTGCGTTCATTGATGATAATCGAAAAATGCACAAAACCACCATTCAGGGTGTGACGGTCTTTCGACGCAAGTACCTGCCGCGTTTGATAGATAAGCACAATGTAGAGAAAGTCTTGCTGGCGATGCCATCGGCATCACGTAGCGAGCGTAAATCGGTTATCGAGCTTCTTTCTGACTATCCTGTCGAAGTCATGACGATTCCAAACCTGAGCGATATCGTTAATGGTGAACTTCAGATTGATCAACTGAAAGAGGTGGCGATTGAGGACTTACTTGGTCGTGACCAGGTGGCACCTAATCAGGCTTTGTTAGAGAAAAATATCAAAGGCAAAGCGGTTATGGTCACCGGTGCTGGTGGTTCGATTGGCTCAGAGTTATGTCGTCAGATCATCAAGCATCAACCGACGGTTTTGATACTGTTTGAAGCCTCTGAGTACTCATTGTATCGAATTGACCGCGAACTTCGTCAACTGACACAAACTGTCAACTTAGTGCCTATCATGGGCAACGTGCAAAGCCAACATCGACTTGAACAAACGATGTCGGCGTACAAAGTCGACACTGTGTACCATGCCGCTGCTTATAAACACGTGCCGATGGTTGAGTTTAATGTCGCCGAGGGTGTTCAAAACAATGTTCTGGGAACCTATCGAGCAGCGTGCGCGGCTATTGAGGCTGGGGTTTCTTCGTTCGTTCTTATCTCTACCGATAAAGCGGTTCGTCCTACCAACGTAATGGGGACAACTAAGCGTTTGGCTGAGCTTGGTTTGCAGGCTTTAGCTAAAGGATATCAAACGGAACATAACACGCTTTTCTCGATGGTCCGCTTTGGAAATGTGCTTGGCTCTTCTGGCTCAGTGATTCCTTTGTTCAAGGCTCAGATTGCTAAGGGCGGCCCTGTTACGGTTACCCACAAAGACATTATTCGCTATTTCATGACCATCCCTGAGGCCGCGCAGTTGGTGATTCAAGCCGGAGCTATGGGAAAGGGCGGTGATGTGTTTGTGTTGGATATGGGGGAGCCTGTACGCATTGCAGAGCTGGCTAAAAACCTCATCCATCTATCGGGTCTAGAGGTGAAAGACACCCATAACCCAGATGGTGATATTGAAATTTTATACACTGGCTTAAGACCTGGTGAGAAGTTATTTGAAGAGCTTCTTATTGGAGATTCCGTTTCGAAGACGTCTCACGATCGCATTATGACTGCGAGCGAAGTGTCGATGGAGCAAGATGAATACAATCAGTTACTTGACGATTTGTTGAGTGCGGCACAAGATTATGATCAACCTAAGTTGCGACAGCTGATGCTAGATGCTCCAACGGGATTCGTACCGACAGACGGCATTGGTGATCTGGTATGGGCACAAGCCAACGAAAATAAATCACAAACAAATTAA
- a CDS encoding glycosyltransferase family 2 protein, which produces MLDDSSILFSVVIPAYNSENTIERALDSVLYQVPIGVKIEIIVVDDCSHDNTLTLVRNVQLKLESAPELTLTLLKNEKNMGASYSRNKGLSIAKGDYILFLDSDDYFAHNKISRISDIVTSQDVDFLFHSWEVEHHKGTTENSGGLVRVSQAFIYFNLVKNHICTPCVVVSRQNVKLFDERLHRMEDLELWTRIMLDSKRVYRLFEPLTVLGHELNQGEGLSSNNAAMRSSELKMFTLLARKLNRFALLWPVYATIHLLKRVRDAARR; this is translated from the coding sequence GTGCTTGATGATTCTTCTATATTATTTAGTGTTGTTATACCAGCTTATAACTCAGAAAATACAATAGAGAGAGCGTTGGACAGTGTTCTCTACCAAGTCCCTATTGGAGTTAAGATTGAAATTATAGTCGTCGATGATTGCAGTCACGATAATACACTCACTCTTGTACGCAATGTTCAGTTGAAACTAGAGTCCGCACCTGAACTCACTCTTACGTTACTGAAGAATGAAAAAAATATGGGAGCGTCATATTCTAGGAACAAAGGTTTATCAATCGCTAAAGGTGATTATATTCTATTTCTAGATTCGGATGATTATTTCGCCCATAACAAGATCTCTAGGATTAGCGATATTGTCACATCGCAAGATGTCGACTTTCTTTTTCATTCTTGGGAAGTCGAACACCACAAAGGAACGACAGAGAACTCGGGTGGATTAGTTAGAGTTAGTCAAGCGTTCATCTATTTTAACCTAGTTAAAAATCATATATGCACTCCTTGTGTGGTTGTTTCTCGGCAGAACGTAAAGCTCTTTGATGAAAGGCTGCACAGAATGGAGGACTTAGAGCTGTGGACAAGAATCATGTTAGATTCGAAACGTGTGTATAGACTCTTTGAGCCGCTAACCGTTCTGGGCCATGAACTGAACCAAGGAGAAGGTCTTTCATCAAATAACGCAGCTATGCGCTCTTCCGAGCTTAAAATGTTTACGTTGTTGGCAAGAAAACTGAACAGGTTCGCTCTACTTTGGCCCGTTTATGCGACTATCCATCTGTTAAAACGAGTCAGGGATGCTGCTCGAAGATAG
- the rfbH gene encoding lipopolysaccharide biosynthesis protein RfbH encodes MSKEKLRAQIAELVEQYAELEYAPKTFVGGESVVPPSGKVLGANELKMMVDASLDGWLTTGRFNDAFEKKLGEYLGVPYVLTTTSGSSANLLALTALTSPKLGERQLKPGDEVITVAAGFPTTVNPTIQNGLVPVFVDVDIPTYQIKPEMIEAAISDKTKAIMVAHTLGNVFDLTEARRVADKYNLWLIEDCCDALGSTYNGQMVGTFGDVATLSFYPAHHITMGEGGAVFTKDKELRKLIESFRDWGRDCYCPPGCDNTCGKRFDQQLGTLPDGYDHKYTYSHLGYNLKITDMQAACGLAQMDRVDEFVQARKANFKYLKDGLMSCEEFLILPEATENSDPSWFGFPITLREDSGIDRVDLLKFMDQFKIGTRLLFAGNLTRQPYFEGVEYRVVGDLTNTDLIMNNTVWIGVYPGLSTEHLDFVIEKFEEFFGVSF; translated from the coding sequence ATGTCAAAAGAAAAGTTGAGAGCTCAAATTGCAGAGCTCGTTGAACAATATGCTGAGTTAGAATATGCACCTAAAACTTTCGTAGGTGGGGAATCTGTCGTTCCACCATCGGGCAAAGTATTGGGCGCAAACGAACTGAAAATGATGGTCGATGCTTCTCTTGATGGCTGGCTTACGACTGGCCGCTTCAATGATGCGTTTGAAAAAAAACTGGGTGAATATCTGGGTGTTCCTTACGTACTGACGACAACTTCAGGCTCATCGGCAAACCTACTCGCACTGACAGCACTGACATCGCCTAAGTTGGGTGAGCGTCAGTTGAAGCCTGGTGATGAAGTCATTACCGTCGCTGCTGGATTCCCAACGACAGTCAACCCAACGATTCAAAACGGCCTAGTTCCTGTTTTTGTGGATGTTGATATCCCAACATACCAAATCAAGCCTGAGATGATTGAAGCTGCTATCTCGGATAAGACCAAAGCGATCATGGTGGCACACACCTTGGGCAATGTTTTTGATCTTACTGAAGCAAGAAGAGTCGCAGACAAGTACAACCTATGGTTGATTGAAGATTGTTGTGATGCGCTTGGCTCGACATATAACGGTCAAATGGTCGGTACGTTTGGCGATGTAGCCACACTGAGTTTCTACCCTGCACACCATATCACTATGGGTGAAGGTGGTGCGGTGTTCACCAAAGATAAAGAGCTGCGCAAGTTAATTGAATCATTCCGTGACTGGGGCCGTGATTGTTACTGTCCACCGGGCTGCGACAATACATGTGGCAAGCGCTTTGATCAGCAACTTGGCACATTACCTGACGGTTATGACCATAAGTACACGTACTCTCACTTAGGCTACAACCTAAAAATCACCGACATGCAAGCCGCTTGTGGTTTAGCTCAGATGGACCGTGTTGATGAGTTTGTACAAGCACGTAAAGCCAACTTTAAATACTTGAAAGATGGTCTAATGTCGTGTGAAGAATTTTTGATTTTGCCAGAAGCCACAGAGAACTCAGACCCATCTTGGTTTGGTTTCCCAATTACTCTGAGAGAAGATTCGGGCATCGATCGTGTAGACCTTCTAAAGTTCATGGATCAGTTCAAAATAGGTACACGTTTGCTGTTTGCGGGTAACTTGACTCGTCAACCGTACTTTGAAGGTGTCGAATACCGCGTTGTTGGTGACTTAACAAACACAGATTTGATCATGAACAACACTGTTTGGATTGGTGTGTATCCTGGCCTGTCCACTGAACACTTGGATTTCGTCATCGAGAAATTTGAAGAGTTCTTTGGTGTAAGTTTCTAA
- a CDS encoding UDP-glucose 4-epimerase family protein yields MKILLTGATGFVGGHLLRSIQDEHEVTCLVRGATKLNLDGVHHIYSDFETSSIQELDLSSFDQIIHCAARAHVMNDEVANPLEEYRKTNTDLTLALAQRAAEQGVKRFVFISSIKVNGESTRDVAFGADDLPNPSDDYGVSKAEAEQKLMSLANSSNLEVVVVRPPLVYGPGVKANFVSLYKLAGKGFPLPLGCMDSNRRSLVSIYNLVDFIITCIETPNAANQVFLVSDGEDVSTRRLVEILARAQGKSPWMVPIPLIAFELLGKLTGKAAVIERLTGSLQVDIQKNQHMLNWLPPYTMEQSLQLMLDELKSN; encoded by the coding sequence GTGAAGATTCTATTAACAGGCGCTACTGGCTTTGTCGGCGGCCATCTCTTGCGTTCGATACAAGACGAACATGAAGTGACATGCTTAGTTAGAGGGGCTACTAAGCTTAACCTTGACGGTGTGCACCACATTTACTCAGACTTTGAAACGAGCTCCATTCAGGAGCTCGACCTTTCTTCTTTCGACCAGATCATACACTGTGCAGCCCGCGCTCACGTGATGAACGATGAGGTAGCCAATCCTCTTGAAGAATATCGAAAAACCAATACCGATTTAACCCTGGCACTCGCCCAGAGAGCGGCAGAGCAAGGAGTAAAGCGCTTTGTATTTATTAGCTCGATAAAGGTCAATGGTGAAAGCACTCGTGACGTAGCTTTTGGAGCGGATGATCTTCCTAATCCGAGTGACGATTACGGCGTATCGAAAGCCGAGGCTGAACAGAAGCTAATGTCACTAGCGAACTCATCGAACTTGGAAGTTGTTGTCGTTCGTCCTCCGCTCGTTTACGGACCAGGCGTCAAAGCCAATTTTGTATCGCTCTATAAGTTGGCGGGTAAAGGGTTTCCTCTGCCGCTTGGTTGCATGGATAGCAATCGCCGGAGTTTGGTGTCGATTTATAATCTTGTCGATTTCATCATCACGTGTATCGAGACTCCAAATGCGGCGAATCAGGTATTTCTGGTGTCAGATGGAGAGGATGTGTCGACGCGGCGTTTGGTTGAGATCTTGGCTCGAGCGCAAGGTAAGTCGCCATGGATGGTACCAATACCGCTTATTGCGTTTGAATTGTTGGGTAAGCTCACCGGTAAGGCAGCTGTTATAGAGAGATTGACGGGCTCTTTACAGGTAGATATTCAAAAAAACCAGCACATGTTAAACTGGTTGCCTCCTTATACAATGGAACAAAGCTTGCAGCTTATGCTAGATGAGCTTAAGTCTAACTAG
- a CDS encoding NAD-dependent epimerase/dehydratase family protein — translation MTATKRVDHVDLELIASKLSSILPLFKKKKLFITGGTGFFGKWLLEAINHLNTNYELELEAKVLTRNPDRFAREYPHLAQAKGVSFVSGDVRNIPALTATFDYIIHAATDVPSKSVSQADIKDARSIILDGMTEVVNFAKAVNCQRLLFTSSGAAYGRLPPSVSEGITESFSEGEFIAESDVYGLSKNKAEQYLKEHASCDVVIARCFAFSGPYLPLDGSFAFGNFIADRLNRNPITIQGNGKTVRSYLYAADLVIWLLTMLVKGKDRSIYNVGSDVPVTIRELAESIAETRADVSVLAPESLGFNTYFPSIEKAQKELGLGIYTTLNEAIIKTLNFEK, via the coding sequence ATGACAGCGACTAAAAGAGTTGATCACGTCGATTTAGAGCTGATTGCGAGTAAACTGTCTTCGATACTTCCCCTATTCAAGAAAAAGAAGCTATTCATCACGGGTGGAACTGGCTTCTTTGGTAAATGGCTATTAGAGGCGATCAACCACCTCAACACTAACTATGAGTTAGAACTAGAGGCAAAGGTACTCACTCGTAACCCAGATCGTTTCGCTCGTGAGTATCCTCATCTTGCTCAAGCTAAAGGTGTGAGTTTTGTTTCTGGCGATGTTAGAAACATTCCTGCGCTAACAGCGACTTTTGATTACATTATCCATGCAGCGACGGATGTCCCAAGTAAATCAGTTTCACAAGCTGATATAAAAGATGCACGAAGCATCATACTGGACGGTATGACTGAAGTCGTGAATTTTGCCAAAGCAGTGAATTGTCAGCGTTTACTGTTTACTAGCTCTGGTGCTGCTTATGGGCGTCTTCCTCCGTCGGTATCAGAAGGTATCACAGAGTCCTTCTCTGAAGGTGAGTTTATCGCTGAATCAGACGTTTATGGTCTTTCCAAAAACAAAGCAGAGCAATACCTCAAAGAGCATGCAAGCTGTGATGTCGTCATCGCTAGGTGTTTCGCTTTTTCGGGGCCTTACCTCCCGTTGGATGGCAGTTTTGCTTTTGGCAACTTCATCGCTGACCGTCTTAATCGAAATCCCATTACTATTCAAGGTAATGGGAAAACTGTTCGCTCTTATTTGTATGCAGCAGATTTGGTTATTTGGCTACTAACAATGCTCGTAAAAGGAAAGGATCGGTCCATTTACAATGTGGGTAGTGATGTACCAGTAACCATTCGAGAGCTTGCCGAAAGTATTGCCGAAACGAGAGCAGATGTGTCAGTCCTCGCCCCAGAAAGTTTGGGTTTCAATACTTACTTCCCTTCAATTGAAAAAGCTCAGAAAGAGTTGGGTCTGGGTATATATACAACTTTAAATGAAGCGATAATAAAGACATTAAACTTTGAGAAATAA
- a CDS encoding thiamine pyrophosphate-binding protein, with translation MKASDAVAHLLSLNNVTVGFELIGGMIAHLVDSINEVGKTKLISLHHEQAAAFAAGGVARATNNQQLGLALGTSGPGATNLITGIADCWLDNYPCVFITGQVNTYELKGDRPIRQQGFQELDIVSLVGTITKYSVQVSAVEQLLFEIQKSINIARSGRPGPVLIDVPMNLQREDLEITLDEIEAIARSTDFLETNTEKYDFSLVDQALQQAEKPLFIIGGGACSEPDFDAWQKKVSAMGIPHVSSLKGSEKTSNYPGYLGMLGAYGTRAANYAVQNADVVIVLGSRLDVRQTGANTGDFARSAKQIIQIDIDEAQINNRIESTHGVIAPCNDFFSHYLLADYDVSCCDWRNEVQSIFQEKFVDEYHEYDLTPFQLIQVLSDSFSGKTVHYVPDVGNHQMWVAHSLLLEPEQKIHHSGGLGAMGFSLPTAIGIQATTGDYTVSISGDGGVQLNIQELDILNREKIPVLVLVFNNRSLGMVKNFQDMYFEGRNQPTYWDEFSCSFSKIGQAYGVESELVETESQFREAVMSYVSDPRPLLLEVSLSGVTACKPRLAFGKPIDEQYPNDSD, from the coding sequence ATGAAAGCTTCAGACGCTGTAGCGCACTTACTGTCACTTAATAATGTGACCGTAGGTTTTGAACTTATCGGTGGAATGATTGCTCACCTCGTTGACAGTATCAATGAGGTCGGGAAGACGAAACTCATTTCACTCCATCATGAGCAAGCTGCAGCGTTTGCAGCTGGTGGCGTAGCGAGAGCGACGAATAACCAGCAACTCGGCTTAGCCTTAGGTACGAGTGGACCTGGTGCCACAAACTTAATTACCGGGATTGCGGATTGTTGGTTAGATAACTACCCGTGCGTATTTATCACCGGCCAAGTTAATACTTATGAGCTGAAAGGTGATCGCCCTATCCGCCAACAGGGCTTCCAAGAGCTAGATATTGTTAGCTTGGTTGGGACCATCACAAAGTACAGTGTTCAAGTGTCCGCCGTCGAGCAGCTTTTGTTCGAGATTCAAAAATCCATCAATATTGCCAGAAGCGGACGTCCCGGGCCTGTGCTTATTGATGTTCCGATGAATCTTCAACGTGAAGATTTAGAAATAACATTGGATGAGATTGAAGCCATAGCTCGAAGTACTGATTTCCTTGAAACGAACACTGAAAAGTATGACTTCTCATTGGTAGACCAGGCATTGCAGCAGGCGGAAAAACCGTTATTTATCATTGGTGGCGGAGCGTGCTCTGAGCCTGACTTTGATGCTTGGCAGAAGAAAGTGTCAGCGATGGGTATCCCGCATGTTTCGAGCTTGAAAGGGAGCGAGAAAACATCAAATTACCCAGGTTATTTGGGTATGTTAGGTGCTTATGGGACGCGTGCTGCGAATTACGCAGTTCAGAATGCAGATGTCGTCATTGTGTTAGGTAGTCGACTCGATGTTCGACAAACGGGTGCTAACACCGGAGACTTTGCTCGCAGTGCGAAGCAGATCATTCAAATTGATATTGATGAAGCTCAAATCAATAACCGTATTGAGTCTACTCACGGCGTTATCGCGCCCTGCAATGACTTCTTTAGCCATTACTTGCTAGCAGACTACGACGTGAGTTGCTGCGATTGGCGCAACGAAGTGCAATCGATTTTTCAAGAAAAGTTCGTCGACGAATATCATGAGTATGATTTGACGCCGTTCCAGTTGATTCAGGTGTTGAGTGACAGCTTTAGTGGAAAAACCGTCCACTATGTACCTGATGTTGGTAATCACCAGATGTGGGTCGCACACTCGCTATTGCTGGAGCCGGAGCAAAAGATACATCACTCAGGTGGTTTGGGCGCTATGGGCTTCTCATTGCCAACTGCGATAGGAATTCAAGCGACAACGGGTGACTATACGGTCTCTATATCCGGTGATGGCGGTGTTCAACTTAACATCCAAGAGTTGGATATCTTAAATAGGGAGAAGATCCCTGTACTCGTGCTGGTGTTCAACAATAGATCGCTCGGTATGGTTAAAAACTTCCAAGATATGTATTTCGAGGGGCGAAACCAACCAACGTACTGGGATGAGTTCTCGTGTTCATTTTCTAAAATTGGTCAAGCCTATGGCGTTGAATCTGAACTGGTTGAGACAGAAAGTCAGTTTAGAGAAGCGGTTATGAGTTATGTGAGCGACCCTAGACCATTACTGCTAGAAGTGTCTCTCAGTGGCGTAACTGCTTGCAAACCACGTTTAGCCTTCGGTAAACCCATTGATGAGCAGTACCCAAATGACAGCGACTAA
- a CDS encoding glycosyltransferase family 2 protein translates to MRNNMAPLVSICIPTYNSAQFIEETLETLLNQTYDNYEIIIGDNASNDNTVDILSKVAAQESRVRYYSNESNLGYAGNCNKLIQQAKGKYIGIYHADDLYDNDIIRQQVTLLTERDDLVGVFTQNSFIDEKSQPIKRPPPYGKKPDLVSTYQQNDFVTALLETNINPFFCPSSMIRTSAYQSANGYDENMKFIEDQDMWIRLMNFGSLAVINRSLVRYRIHPAQGSYVYVDPKRAKLSPMIEHLQAWLKSNNTATDYDAFYRPKINRLIAVDHIRVAFHMAKSGAPYLDFVERLRESKKSKSIGFGNPHLSKFALLQTLPSRLTYWLLRKKFK, encoded by the coding sequence TTGAGAAATAATATGGCCCCGCTAGTTAGTATTTGCATTCCAACTTATAACTCAGCTCAATTCATTGAAGAAACACTCGAGACTCTCCTCAATCAAACGTACGACAATTATGAAATTATCATTGGTGACAATGCTTCTAACGACAACACCGTTGATATTTTAAGTAAGGTTGCAGCACAGGAAAGTCGGGTTCGTTACTATTCCAATGAGAGTAATCTAGGCTATGCTGGCAATTGCAACAAGCTCATCCAGCAGGCTAAGGGTAAGTATATCGGCATCTATCATGCCGATGATCTGTACGATAATGACATTATTCGTCAGCAGGTTACGCTTCTTACAGAAAGAGACGACTTAGTTGGTGTTTTCACACAGAATAGCTTTATTGATGAGAAATCCCAGCCGATAAAGCGTCCACCTCCTTACGGAAAAAAGCCTGATCTAGTCTCCACTTACCAGCAAAATGACTTTGTAACGGCGTTGCTTGAAACAAACATTAATCCCTTCTTTTGCCCAAGTTCAATGATTCGAACCTCTGCTTATCAAAGTGCTAATGGCTACGATGAGAACATGAAGTTTATCGAAGATCAGGACATGTGGATTCGACTGATGAATTTTGGGTCATTAGCAGTGATTAATAGATCGTTAGTTCGTTACAGGATCCATCCAGCTCAAGGGAGCTATGTGTATGTTGACCCCAAGCGTGCAAAACTCAGCCCGATGATAGAGCACCTGCAAGCCTGGCTGAAATCAAACAACACAGCGACTGACTATGATGCTTTTTACCGTCCTAAGATCAATCGATTGATTGCCGTTGACCACATTCGTGTTGCATTCCATATGGCTAAGTCTGGAGCACCATATTTAGACTTTGTAGAGAGGCTTCGAGAGTCTAAAAAGAGCAAGAGCATTGGGTTTGGGAATCCACACCTAAGTAAGTTCGCATTATTACAAACCCTACCGTCAAGGTTAACTTATTGGTTGTTAAGGAAAAAATTTAAGTGA